In the genome of Brienomyrus brachyistius isolate T26 chromosome 17, BBRACH_0.4, whole genome shotgun sequence, one region contains:
- the LOC125711856 gene encoding cilia- and flagella-associated protein 251-like isoform X1, translating into MKKSWLRKIFPIGDVRPTKTHTVSLEMKLLCRSSKVEKTGVQEESQAVVEEEESQAVVEEEGSQAMVEECKEMKEKCKAIVEESKAMVEESKAMVEASKAMVEESKAMEEEEESQAMVEECKEMKEKCKAMVEESKAMVEESKAMEEEEESQAMVEECKEMKEKCKAMVEESKAMVEESKAMVEASKAMVEEEESQAVVEEEGSQAMMEEEGSQAMVEECKEMKEKCKAIVEESKAMVEERSPRDWWRSARDWWRSARDWWRSARDWWRSARDWWRSTSCPENLRRTTLKWPN; encoded by the exons ATGAAGAAATCCTGGCTAAGGAAGATTTTTCCTATAGGTGATGTGAGGCCGACAAAAACTCACACTGTGAGTTTGGAGATGAAACTCCTCTGCAGGAGTTCGAAAGTGGAAAAGACAGGAGtgcaggaggagagccaggcagtggtggaggaggaagagagccaggcagtggtggaagAGGAAGggagccaggcaatggtggaggagtgcaaggaaATGAAGGAGAAGTGCAAGGCAAtagtggaggagagcaaggcaatggtggaggagagcaaggcaatggtggaggcgagcaaggcaatggtggaggagagcaaggcaatggaggaggaggaagagagccaggcaatggtggaAGAGTGCAAGGAAATGAAGGAGAAGTGCAAGGcgatggtggaggagagcaaggcgatggtggaggagagcaaggcaatggaggaggaggaagagagccaggcaatggtggaAGAGTGCAAGGAAATGAAGGAGAAGTGCAAGGcgatggtggaggagagcaaggcgatggtggaggagagcaaggcgaTGGTGGAGgcgagcaaggcaatggtggaggaggaagagagccaggcagtggtggaggaggaagggagccaggcaatgatggaggaggaagggagccaggcaatggtggaggagtgcaaggaaATGAAGGAGAAGTGCAAGGCAAtagtggaggagagcaaggcaatggtggaggagaggagtccaagggattggtggaggagtgcaagggattggtggaggagtgcaagggattggtggaggagtgcaagggattggtggaggagtgcaagggattggtggaggagtacaag CTGTCCAGAAAACTTGAGGAGAACTACCCTAAAATGGCCGAATTGA
- the LOC125711856 gene encoding uncharacterized protein LOC125711856 isoform X2 — protein sequence MKKSWLRKIFPIGDVRPTKTHTVSLEMKLLCRSSKVEKTGVQEESQAVVEEEESQAVVEEEGSQAMVEECKEMKEKCKAIVEESKAMVEESKAMVEASKAMVEESKAMEEEEESQAMVEECKEMKEKCKAMVEESKAMVEESKAMEEEEESQAMVEECKEMKEKCKAMVEESKAMVEESKAMVEASKAMMEEEGSQAMVEECKEMKEKCKAIVEESKAMVEERSPRDWWRSARDWWRSARDWWRSARDWWRSARDWWRSTSCPENLRRTTLKWPN from the exons ATGAAGAAATCCTGGCTAAGGAAGATTTTTCCTATAGGTGATGTGAGGCCGACAAAAACTCACACTGTGAGTTTGGAGATGAAACTCCTCTGCAGGAGTTCGAAAGTGGAAAAGACAGGAGtgcaggaggagagccaggcagtggtggaggaggaagagagccaggcagtggtggaagAGGAAGggagccaggcaatggtggaggagtgcaaggaaATGAAGGAGAAGTGCAAGGCAAtagtggaggagagcaaggcaatggtggaggagagcaaggcaatggtggaggcgagcaaggcaatggtggaggagagcaaggcaatggaggaggaggaagagagccaggcaatggtggaAGAGTGCAAGGAAATGAAGGAGAAGTGCAAGGcgatggtggaggagagcaaggcgatggtggaggagagcaaggcaatggaggaggaggaagagagccaggcaatggtggaAGAGTGCAAGGAAATGAAGGAGAAGTGCAAGGcgatggtggaggagagcaaggcgatggtggaggagagcaaggcgaTGGTGGAGgcgagcaag gcaatgatggaggaggaagggagccaggcaatggtggaggagtgcaaggaaATGAAGGAGAAGTGCAAGGCAAtagtggaggagagcaaggcaatggtggaggagaggagtccaagggattggtggaggagtgcaagggattggtggaggagtgcaagggattggtggaggagtgcaagggattggtggaggagtgcaagggattggtggaggagtacaag CTGTCCAGAAAACTTGAGGAGAACTACCCTAAAATGGCCGAATTGA